A genomic window from Homalodisca vitripennis isolate AUS2020 unplaced genomic scaffold, UT_GWSS_2.1 ScUCBcl_1121;HRSCAF=4346, whole genome shotgun sequence includes:
- the LOC124371209 gene encoding uncharacterized protein LOC124371209 — MFSLNGAAPHVSCEVFPPMDLSDGEYEIGLIDLSTYYTIPNIERGVNDMFHYGVDKEIVIDEGSYEIENIEEYIKSHIDGSVTFSLKANNNTLKSEVSCSEAIHFEKPNSVASVLGFTAKELEPHKTHMSDLPVSIMAVNTIRVECNIARGSFQNGMEGHVLHEFYPDVAPGYKIVEKPSTVIYLPVNVRRVNNIEVSLRDQNGDLINFRNEPVSLRLHIRKRQWV, encoded by the coding sequence atgttttcacttaacggAGCTGCTCCGCACGTATCTTGcgaggtctttccaccaatggatttgagcgatggagAGTACGAGATTGGTCTAATTGATCTCTCGACGTACTATACGATACCAAACATTGAAAGAGGTGTGAATGACATGTTCCACTACGGAGTCGACAAAGAAATAGTGATAGACGAGGGGTcgtatgaaattgaaaacatagaagaatatatcaagtcgcacattgacggaagtgtgacgttcagtcttaaggcaaacaataacacgctaaagtccgaagtatcgtgcagtgaagcgatacattttgAAAAGCCGAATTCGGTAGCCTCAGTACTTGGTTTCACCGCTAAGGAACTGGAGCCTCATAAGAcccacatgtccgacctccccgtcagtattatggcggtaaacacgatacgtgtcgAGTGCAACATTGCACGCGGTTCCTTTCAAAACGGTATGGAAGGACACGTGTTGCACGAGTTCTACCCCGATGTGGCTCCCgggtataaaatagttgagaaaccgagCACTGtcatctatttaccggtgaacgtccGCAGGGTGAACAATATAGAGGTCTCTCTCAGAGACCAAAACGGCGATTTAatcaactttagaaacgaacccgTCTCGTTACGCTTGCACATTAGGAAGCggcaatgggtctag